The Brasilonema sennae CENA114 genome includes a region encoding these proteins:
- the fabI gene encoding enoyl-ACP reductase FabI: MLDLTGKNALVTGIANNRSIAWGIAQQLNAAGANLGVTYLPDEKGKMEKKVAELVEPLNPSLFLPCNVQNDEDLKSTFNAISDKWGSLDILIHCLAFANKEDLSGDFSQTSRSGFNLALEISTYSLVQLAGYAKPLMTQGGSILTLTYLGGVRAIPNYNVMGVAKAGLETSVRYLAAEMGPQNIRVNAISAGPIRTLASSAVGGILDMIHHVEQVAPLRRTVTQLEVGNAATFLCSDLASGITGQVLYVDAGYEIMGM; the protein is encoded by the coding sequence ATGCTAGATCTGACCGGAAAAAATGCCTTAGTAACGGGAATTGCAAACAACCGCTCAATCGCTTGGGGGATTGCCCAACAACTGAACGCAGCAGGAGCGAACCTGGGTGTTACCTATTTGCCAGATGAGAAAGGCAAAATGGAGAAAAAAGTCGCAGAGTTGGTAGAACCGCTAAACCCCAGCTTGTTTCTTCCATGTAATGTCCAAAACGACGAGGATCTTAAGTCTACCTTTAATGCGATCAGCGATAAGTGGGGATCTTTAGATATCCTGATCCATTGCCTTGCCTTTGCCAATAAAGAAGACTTGAGTGGAGATTTTAGCCAAACCTCCCGTTCTGGCTTCAATTTGGCTTTAGAAATCAGTACTTACTCCTTAGTGCAACTCGCTGGATACGCAAAACCTTTGATGACTCAAGGAGGAAGTATCCTCACTCTCACTTATCTAGGAGGTGTGCGGGCAATTCCCAACTATAATGTGATGGGAGTTGCCAAAGCAGGGCTAGAAACAAGTGTGCGATACCTCGCTGCCGAAATGGGACCACAAAATATCAGAGTGAATGCCATCTCTGCTGGTCCAATTCGTACTCTAGCCTCTAGTGCCGTAGGAGGAATCTTAGATATGATTCATCATGTGGAGCAGGTGGCTCCTCTACGACGCACTGTCACTCAGCTAGAAGTGGGCAATGCGGCAACTTTCTTGTGCAGTGACCTGGCTAGTGGAATCACTGGGCAAGTGCTTTATGTGGATGCAGGATATGAAATCATGGGTATGTAA
- a CDS encoding DUF3146 family protein — MSAKDLPETTAHVRIIRQSWQDGFLEGEVRAGDFEWQFQWHFRRGELSVKPSRGRALIKEPLGRFLEQRDYQLEPGGDYAFTIRAQL; from the coding sequence GTGAGTGCTAAAGATTTACCAGAAACTACAGCCCATGTCAGAATTATCCGTCAATCTTGGCAAGACGGATTTCTTGAAGGCGAAGTCAGAGCGGGTGACTTTGAATGGCAATTCCAATGGCATTTTCGCCGGGGAGAACTTTCTGTCAAACCTTCTAGAGGGCGTGCTTTGATCAAAGAACCCCTCGGTCGCTTCTTGGAGCAACGAGATTACCAGCTCGAACCAGGAGGAGACTATGCTTTCACTATTCGCGCTCAACTATAG
- a CDS encoding ABC transporter ATP-binding protein, which yields MMSVANAPESELNTTSIPPAVLTSELQKVYRTGFFLNKKIVSLKSCSLKVYKGETFGLLGPNGAGKTTLLKLLLGIIRPTSGRGLLMGRPLGDRTLKERIGYLSENPSYSHYLTGWEFLQVSAGVFKISTKVQRQRIPQLLELVGLSQADARKKLLRRYSKGMLQRVGMAKALINDPELLFLDEPMSGLDAVERYQMREIILALKATGKTIFLSSHVLNEVEQICDRVAILAQGELTSSGSLDELLGTNHLYHVKGYGGNSEVLKKWVPNLEYQPDGSWQGKVQGDAYDFLASFRLMGGQLIGMNLSRPSLEDFFVEQIQKHKQSYSNPV from the coding sequence ATGATGTCTGTAGCAAACGCCCCTGAGTCTGAACTGAATACCACAAGTATTCCGCCAGCTGTTCTAACTTCTGAATTGCAAAAAGTCTATCGCACAGGCTTTTTTTTAAACAAAAAAATCGTATCCCTAAAAAGCTGTTCTTTGAAAGTTTATAAGGGAGAGACTTTTGGGTTACTTGGACCAAATGGTGCTGGTAAAACAACCTTGTTGAAATTGTTGCTGGGAATAATTCGTCCAACCTCAGGACGAGGATTGCTTATGGGCAGACCATTGGGCGATCGCACTCTCAAAGAACGCATCGGCTACCTAAGCGAAAATCCTTCTTATTCTCACTATCTCACAGGCTGGGAATTTTTGCAGGTCAGTGCTGGGGTTTTTAAAATTTCTACAAAGGTGCAACGTCAACGCATTCCTCAACTCCTGGAACTGGTAGGCTTATCCCAAGCTGACGCCCGCAAAAAACTGCTTCGTCGCTACTCTAAAGGGATGCTACAGCGTGTTGGTATGGCAAAAGCATTGATTAACGACCCAGAACTGTTGTTTCTTGATGAACCGATGTCCGGTCTTGACGCTGTAGAACGTTACCAAATGCGAGAAATTATTTTAGCGCTAAAAGCCACAGGTAAGACAATTTTTCTCAGCAGTCATGTTCTTAATGAAGTGGAACAAATTTGCGATCGCGTTGCTATCCTTGCTCAAGGAGAATTAACTTCCTCTGGTTCCCTTGATGAACTTTTAGGAACAAATCACCTGTATCATGTCAAAGGTTACGGAGGTAATTCGGAAGTTCTTAAAAAATGGGTTCCCAATTTAGAATACCAACCTGATGGTTCTTGGCAAGGTAAAGTCCAAGGCGATGCTTATGATTTTCTTGCCAGTTTTCGTCTCATGGGAGGGCAACTCATTGGTATGAATTTGTCTCGCCCCTCTTTGGAAGATTTTTTTGTGGAACAGATCCAAAAACACAAGCAGTCTTATAGCAATCCGGTTTGA
- a CDS encoding fasciclin domain-containing protein, which produces MNLSSRFNPALGLVGTVTVVLFQTPSVVALTASEVNNIAKQITVRIDGANTGSGVIIDKQGNTYTVLTNRHVVEFPGKYTIQTPDGKRYSLNSTQVQSISGVDLAVLQFTSSEQYRKAEIGNSDQLNEGIIVYVAGWADPDAISTQRNYRFQDGRISARLSNGKKGYNLVYNNVTKAGMSGGPLLDEQGRLVGINGQGLRDVRTEAIDFFGIPINIYLKFASMRPSTPVATVSQPPINRQYYPQTRRINSVTNISDYLIASSKSNSSPDNSFTYLNKALEASGLKDTLRMQGSFTLFAPTDAAIAKLPKNTMQDLLKPENKEVLVKILKYHIVYGKLLRRNLRTGDLKSSEGQNISVKVNSASVVTVNDARLIQTESETSNGVIHVIDALILPPDL; this is translated from the coding sequence ATGAATTTATCATCCCGGTTTAACCCAGCTTTAGGTCTTGTAGGAACAGTAACTGTTGTACTATTTCAAACTCCAAGTGTCGTTGCATTAACTGCATCAGAAGTCAACAACATTGCCAAACAAATCACAGTTCGTATTGATGGTGCAAACACAGGTTCTGGAGTGATTATCGATAAACAAGGAAACACTTACACTGTGTTAACCAACAGGCATGTTGTAGAATTCCCAGGCAAATATACCATTCAAACACCTGACGGCAAACGCTATTCTTTGAACTCTACGCAAGTCCAATCTATCTCAGGAGTAGACTTGGCAGTATTGCAATTCACTAGTTCAGAACAATACCGCAAAGCAGAAATTGGAAATTCCGATCAGTTAAATGAAGGCATAATAGTTTATGTTGCTGGTTGGGCTGACCCAGATGCTATCAGCACACAACGTAACTATCGTTTTCAAGATGGACGCATTTCTGCACGTTTATCAAATGGCAAAAAAGGTTATAACTTAGTTTATAACAACGTCACTAAAGCAGGAATGAGTGGTGGTCCACTGCTAGATGAACAAGGGCGTTTGGTGGGAATTAATGGGCAAGGTTTACGCGATGTCAGAACTGAAGCAATAGATTTTTTCGGGATTCCTATTAACATTTATTTGAAATTTGCTTCTATGAGACCATCAACCCCAGTTGCTACAGTTTCACAACCACCTATTAACCGTCAATATTATCCACAAACAAGGAGAATAAATTCTGTTACTAACATCAGTGATTATTTAATCGCATCTTCAAAAAGTAACTCATCTCCTGATAATTCTTTTACTTATTTAAATAAAGCTTTAGAAGCTTCTGGTTTAAAAGATACCTTGCGAATGCAAGGCTCTTTTACCTTGTTTGCACCTACTGATGCAGCGATTGCAAAACTCCCGAAAAATACTATGCAGGATTTGTTAAAGCCTGAGAACAAAGAAGTGTTAGTCAAAATTTTGAAATATCATATTGTCTATGGAAAATTATTAAGGAGAAATTTAAGAACAGGTGATTTAAAATCATCTGAAGGTCAAAATATTAGTGTCAAAGTAAATTCTGCAAGTGTTGTAACGGTCAATGATGCGAGATTAATTCAGACTGAGAGCGAAACAAGTAATGGCGTCATTCATGTCATAGATGCTTTAATTTTGCCACCAGACTTATAA
- a CDS encoding SLBB domain-containing protein codes for MENTRLKFISQPFGGVVLLTAINFAFPLISLAQNPTKQSTTQIKNYTQKQAVPTATQTINTKTPRQTVPAARQTDTKYTQRQPAQGVTQINTNYTLGGGDRVRVSVFEVPEYSGEYQIPPGGGLNLPLVGNVSVLGLTTEQAADLITQKYSRYLKRPIITINLLSARPINIFVAGEVTRQGAYTLSLQGGGGNDPGVQFPTLLSALTTAQGITQSADETRVELRRKIGRGPEQVTVVNLREIRRTGRIAQDLTLRDGDTIYVPTATTLNLADARNAAASSYAADPTKPRTVALIGEVLRPGSYLVTEGTAEGGNANNTTGAPSITGQPTLMRALQLAGGITPQADVRNISIRRSTRTGGEQSIKVDLWRLLNSGDITQDLILQDGDTIVFPTATEVSRAEATQLATTTLAPSRIQVNVVGEVKAPGVKEIQPNTPLNQALLAAGGFNDARASRTTVDLVRLNPDGSVTKREVKVDIKQGINEQTNPILRNNDIVIVNRSGIAKVGDTVGAFFNPFGTVLGIFRSLFGF; via the coding sequence ATGGAGAACACAAGGTTAAAGTTTATCAGCCAACCTTTTGGGGGTGTAGTACTGTTAACCGCTATTAATTTCGCTTTTCCGCTTATTAGCTTAGCTCAGAATCCAACTAAACAATCAACAACACAAATAAAGAATTATACACAAAAGCAAGCCGTACCTACAGCGACACAAACAATAAATACAAAGACTCCTAGACAAACCGTACCTGCAGCGAGACAAACAGATACAAAATATACACAAAGACAACCAGCACAGGGAGTCACACAAATAAATACAAACTATACGTTGGGAGGTGGCGATCGCGTCAGAGTCAGCGTATTTGAAGTTCCGGAATATTCAGGCGAGTACCAAATTCCTCCGGGTGGAGGGCTGAACCTACCTTTAGTTGGTAATGTCTCTGTTTTAGGACTGACAACAGAACAAGCAGCTGACTTAATTACTCAGAAATACTCTCGCTATCTCAAACGACCGATCATAACAATCAATCTTTTATCAGCCCGTCCCATTAATATTTTCGTTGCCGGAGAGGTGACACGTCAAGGAGCTTACACTCTCAGTTTACAAGGAGGCGGAGGGAATGATCCTGGTGTGCAATTCCCAACTTTACTATCGGCACTGACGACAGCTCAAGGGATCACACAGTCAGCGGATGAGACAAGAGTGGAGTTAAGGCGTAAGATAGGACGAGGTCCAGAGCAAGTCACTGTTGTGAATTTGAGGGAGATTAGACGAACAGGCAGGATAGCGCAAGATCTGACCTTGCGGGATGGAGATACAATCTATGTCCCAACAGCAACGACTCTAAACTTGGCTGATGCACGAAATGCAGCTGCATCAAGCTATGCGGCAGATCCTACCAAACCTCGTACAGTAGCACTAATTGGTGAGGTTCTCCGTCCAGGTTCCTATCTTGTCACCGAAGGTACTGCAGAAGGGGGAAATGCAAACAACACAACAGGTGCACCAAGTATAACTGGGCAACCGACTTTGATGCGAGCACTGCAATTGGCTGGGGGAATTACGCCACAGGCTGATGTTCGTAATATCTCAATACGCCGATCCACGAGAACAGGCGGCGAACAATCAATCAAAGTTGACCTTTGGCGACTACTCAATAGTGGTGACATTACTCAGGATCTAATTTTGCAAGACGGAGATACGATTGTATTTCCAACAGCAACAGAAGTCAGCCGAGCAGAAGCGACTCAATTAGCGACTACGACTTTGGCTCCTTCTCGCATTCAAGTTAATGTGGTGGGTGAAGTAAAAGCTCCAGGTGTCAAAGAAATTCAGCCTAATACCCCCTTAAATCAAGCATTGCTTGCAGCTGGTGGATTTAACGATGCCAGAGCAAGCAGAACTACTGTTGATTTGGTTCGTCTCAACCCAGATGGCTCTGTGACCAAACGAGAAGTCAAAGTAGATATCAAACAAGGAATTAATGAGCAAACTAATCCCATACTCCGTAATAATGATATCGTGATAGTTAACCGCTCTGGCATAGCTAAAGTCGGTGATACTGTCGGTGCTTTCTTCAATCCTTTTGGCACTGTGCTTGGTATTTTTAGATCTTTATTCGGGTTTTAG
- a CDS encoding Holliday junction resolvase RuvX has translation MTARKFLPTQPAILGFDPGRDKCGLAVMGLDRQLYHHQVVLAAEAIAAIISLRQKFPISLLVMGDQTTAKRWKQELQNQLADPLNIVLVDERYTSLEARDRYWQMFPPKGLAKLLPQGLRQPPRPIDDIVAILLIERYLNRLTESVVNNE, from the coding sequence ATGACTGCCCGTAAATTTTTACCAACCCAACCAGCTATTTTGGGTTTCGACCCTGGTCGTGATAAATGTGGTTTAGCTGTGATGGGACTTGATAGACAACTGTACCATCATCAAGTCGTATTAGCTGCTGAGGCGATCGCCGCCATCATCTCACTACGCCAAAAGTTCCCCATTTCTTTACTCGTCATGGGTGACCAAACCACAGCAAAACGCTGGAAGCAAGAACTGCAAAATCAATTAGCAGATCCATTGAACATCGTTTTAGTGGATGAGCGTTACACTAGCTTAGAAGCGCGCGATCGCTACTGGCAGATGTTTCCTCCCAAGGGACTTGCCAAGCTTCTACCACAAGGCTTACGACAACCACCACGACCAATAGACGACATTGTAGCCATCCTGTTAATTGAAAGATACCTCAATCGTTTAACTGAATCAGTGGTTAATAATGAATAA
- a CDS encoding ABC transporter ATP-binding protein, giving the protein MKIRKKRNTLRQSLAVFRYSGRAISLVWTTSRSLTIIFASLTVLAGLFPAAIAYIGKLIVDTVVFNSHNLSYNSDFVNNNRPLMYVGLEAIAVALLAASQRGLTVCQSLLRMLLGQRVNVLILEKALTLDLTQFEDSEFYDKLTNARREASIRPLSLVNRTFGLVQSALSLVTYGILLVKFSFWAVLMLILAAMPAFFAETKFAGEAFRLFSWRAPETRQQHYLETLLAREDFAKEVKLYQLGDMLLERYHSLFNRLYGEDRELTLRRGWWGYLLSLLSTLAFYMAYAWIVVETVLSRISLGDMTMYLTVFRQGQSTFSSALTSIGGMYEDNLYLSNLYEFLEEEVPKPKGKATKGLKPKDGIRFENVSFTYPGSLQPALKNISLHLKPGEKLAIVGENGSGKTTLIKLLTQLYTPDSGRILLDGLDLQEWDVDVLRRRIGVIFQNFVRYQFTVGENIGVGDVDYVEDKNRWMSAAQKGMALPFIEHLPDKFQTQLGKWFKDGQELSGGQWQKIALARAFMRTHADILVLDEPTSAMDPQAEFDIFNHFRTLTKNQMVFLISHRFSTVRMADKIVVIEAGEVVEQGTHEELLQAQKRYATLFSLQAAGYH; this is encoded by the coding sequence ATGAAGATTCGTAAAAAACGTAACACCCTGCGCCAATCTCTAGCAGTTTTCCGGTACAGTGGACGAGCTATTAGTTTGGTGTGGACAACTAGCCGCTCGCTGACTATTATTTTCGCGAGTTTAACTGTGCTGGCTGGTCTTTTCCCAGCAGCTATAGCTTATATCGGTAAGTTAATTGTCGATACCGTCGTTTTCAATTCTCACAACTTATCATATAACAGTGATTTTGTCAATAATAATCGTCCTTTAATGTATGTGGGATTAGAGGCGATCGCCGTCGCTTTACTAGCAGCTAGTCAGCGAGGACTCACCGTCTGCCAGTCGTTGTTGAGGATGCTGCTTGGTCAACGAGTCAATGTTCTGATTTTGGAAAAAGCCCTGACACTCGACCTCACACAGTTTGAGGATTCAGAGTTTTATGACAAATTGACCAATGCACGACGAGAAGCATCAATTCGTCCCTTGTCTTTGGTCAATCGTACCTTTGGCTTGGTGCAAAGCGCTTTGTCACTTGTGACTTATGGCATTTTGCTGGTGAAGTTTTCATTTTGGGCGGTGTTGATGCTCATCTTAGCAGCTATGCCCGCATTCTTTGCGGAAACGAAATTTGCTGGGGAAGCTTTTCGCCTATTTAGTTGGCGTGCGCCGGAAACCCGTCAGCAGCATTACCTGGAAACTCTTTTGGCTAGAGAAGACTTTGCTAAGGAGGTTAAACTCTACCAACTTGGGGATATGTTGCTGGAACGTTACCACAGCTTATTTAATAGACTCTACGGTGAAGACCGCGAATTGACACTACGGCGAGGATGGTGGGGTTATCTGCTGAGTTTGTTGAGTACTTTAGCTTTTTACATGGCTTATGCCTGGATTGTGGTGGAGACAGTTCTAAGCAGAATCTCCTTAGGAGATATGACGATGTATCTCACCGTGTTTCGCCAAGGACAGTCTACATTTTCTAGTGCCTTGACTTCTATTGGGGGGATGTATGAGGATAACTTGTACCTTTCTAATCTTTATGAGTTTCTGGAAGAGGAAGTTCCAAAGCCAAAAGGCAAAGCTACCAAAGGCTTAAAACCTAAAGATGGAATTCGCTTTGAAAACGTATCATTCACCTATCCAGGAAGTTTGCAACCAGCGCTGAAAAATATTTCTTTGCACCTGAAACCGGGAGAGAAGTTAGCCATTGTTGGTGAAAATGGTTCTGGCAAAACGACGCTGATCAAACTGCTGACTCAACTTTACACTCCTGACTCTGGACGCATCTTACTAGATGGCTTGGACTTGCAAGAATGGGATGTGGATGTGCTGCGGCGACGCATTGGGGTGATTTTTCAAAACTTTGTCCGCTACCAATTTACAGTTGGTGAGAATATTGGTGTGGGGGATGTGGACTACGTTGAAGATAAAAACCGATGGATGAGTGCGGCCCAAAAAGGGATGGCGCTTCCTTTTATTGAACATTTGCCCGACAAGTTTCAAACTCAGCTTGGGAAATGGTTCAAGGATGGACAAGAACTCTCTGGAGGGCAGTGGCAGAAAATTGCTCTAGCCCGTGCTTTTATGCGAACTCATGCAGATATTTTGGTTTTGGATGAACCGACATCAGCAATGGATCCCCAAGCAGAATTTGATATTTTCAATCACTTTCGCACTTTGACGAAAAATCAGATGGTATTCTTAATCTCTCACCGCTTCTCTACGGTGCGGATGGCTGACAAAATTGTTGTTATCGAAGCTGGGGAGGTTGTGGAACAGGGAACTCATGAGGAGTTGTTACAGGCACAGAAGCGCTATGCAACACTATTTTCGTTGCAAGCAGCAGGATATCATTAA
- a CDS encoding DUF3084 domain-containing protein, producing the protein MTTGYILIAAILILGGVIATVGDRIGTRVGKARLSLFNLRPKNTAVLITILTGTLVSASTLGILFAADDGLRTGVFKLESIQKDLRRKREQLNTTAKQLEDTKGELEQARKEQKAQQERLQQTNQSLREANTKQQETQTQLNRTISQQAQTQAQLQGTQNQLSQAVASYKQAIAELQSVDNEKKKLLVEIEKRKVERQRLYEEARKAISQAKTAIEKRDRELANRQQAVQQRDQKIAELDQLIKKRNTAIAAREQVIAQRESRLKELETQQDYLEQEVARLEKYYQSYRDLRLGKLALVRGQVLATGVFRVEQPVVGRQLIVQLLQEANRNATIELSEPGAANTANLQILQVTNEQVDQLSKQINDGREYVVRIFSAGNYVRGEKQIAFFADAARNQVVFTKDQVIATTSADPKTMTSFQLRQRLEQLISASQFRARNAGILESIQIDGTFIRFIAQLRQYNQPIEIKAVAVEDTYTAGPLKVKLIAIQNGQIIFST; encoded by the coding sequence ATGACCACCGGGTACATCCTAATAGCGGCAATTTTAATTTTGGGAGGCGTCATTGCCACCGTGGGCGATCGCATTGGCACACGAGTTGGCAAGGCTCGCCTCTCCCTGTTCAACCTGCGTCCAAAAAATACGGCAGTACTGATAACTATTCTGACAGGTACTTTGGTCTCGGCATCAACCTTAGGAATTTTATTTGCTGCCGACGATGGATTGCGTACAGGAGTATTTAAACTAGAGAGTATTCAAAAAGATCTCAGGCGCAAGCGCGAACAACTCAACACAACTGCAAAACAGCTAGAAGACACTAAAGGTGAGCTAGAACAAGCTCGAAAAGAACAAAAAGCTCAACAAGAGCGCTTGCAGCAAACGAATCAGTCCTTACGTGAGGCAAACACTAAACAGCAAGAAACTCAGACTCAACTAAACCGTACCATAAGCCAACAAGCTCAAACTCAAGCTCAACTTCAGGGCACACAAAACCAACTCAGTCAAGCAGTCGCTAGCTATAAACAAGCCATAGCGGAACTTCAAAGCGTTGACAATGAGAAAAAAAAGCTGCTGGTGGAAATTGAAAAAAGAAAGGTAGAACGCCAACGACTGTATGAAGAAGCAAGAAAAGCGATTTCGCAAGCCAAAACAGCTATTGAGAAACGCGATCGCGAACTAGCCAATCGACAGCAAGCTGTTCAACAACGGGATCAAAAAATAGCCGAACTGGATCAACTCATTAAAAAGCGAAACACAGCAATAGCCGCGCGAGAGCAAGTGATTGCTCAACGGGAATCTCGCCTCAAAGAATTGGAAACACAACAAGACTATCTGGAACAGGAAGTCGCAAGGCTGGAGAAATATTACCAATCTTACCGTGACCTGCGTTTAGGAAAACTCGCACTGGTTCGCGGTCAAGTTCTTGCTACAGGCGTTTTTCGTGTGGAACAACCTGTTGTAGGGCGTCAGTTGATCGTTCAACTTTTACAGGAGGCTAATCGAAACGCTACCATCGAATTAAGTGAGCCTGGTGCTGCAAATACAGCAAATTTGCAAATCTTGCAAGTGACAAATGAGCAGGTTGATCAATTAAGCAAGCAAATTAATGATGGTCGAGAATATGTGGTAAGAATTTTTTCTGCTGGCAATTACGTCAGGGGAGAAAAGCAGATTGCATTTTTTGCTGATGCAGCACGCAATCAAGTCGTTTTTACCAAAGATCAAGTCATAGCAACAACAAGCGCAGATCCCAAAACAATGACATCTTTTCAACTGCGACAGCGGCTAGAACAGCTGATTTCTGCTTCGCAATTTCGCGCTCGTAACGCTGGTATTTTAGAAAGTATTCAAATAGATGGGACTTTCATTCGCTTTATCGCCCAGTTGAGACAGTACAACCAGCCAATTGAGATCAAAGCTGTTGCTGTAGAGGATACATATACAGCAGGACCACTGAAAGTAAAACTCATAGCTATCCAAAACGGGCAGATTATTTTTAGCACGTGA
- the ntcA gene encoding global nitrogen regulator NtcA, producing MLVTQDKALASVFRQMATGAFPPVVETFERSKTIFFPGDPAERVYFLLKGAVKLSRVYEAGEEITVALLRENSVFGVLSLLTGNKSDRFYHAVAFTSVELLSAPIEQVEQALKENPELSMLMLRGLSSRILQTEMMIETLAHRDMGSRLVSFLLILCRDFGVPCADGITIDLKLSHQAIAEAIGSTRVTVTRLLGDLREKKMISIHKKKITVHKPVTLSRQFT from the coding sequence ATGCTCGTGACACAAGATAAAGCCCTAGCAAGTGTTTTTCGTCAGATGGCAACCGGAGCTTTTCCGCCGGTTGTAGAAACGTTTGAACGTAGTAAAACCATCTTTTTCCCCGGCGATCCCGCCGAACGAGTGTATTTTCTATTAAAAGGTGCCGTTAAGCTCTCCAGAGTTTATGAAGCAGGAGAAGAAATAACCGTAGCACTGCTGCGGGAAAATAGTGTTTTCGGCGTCTTATCCTTGCTGACAGGAAACAAGTCAGATAGGTTTTACCATGCGGTTGCTTTCACATCTGTAGAATTGCTCTCAGCACCAATTGAACAGGTGGAACAAGCGCTTAAAGAAAACCCAGAACTGTCGATGTTAATGCTGCGAGGATTGTCTTCGCGGATATTACAGACAGAGATGATGATAGAAACACTCGCTCACAGAGATATGGGTTCTAGATTGGTAAGTTTTTTGTTAATTCTCTGTCGTGATTTTGGTGTTCCTTGTGCGGATGGAATCACAATTGATCTCAAGCTCTCTCATCAAGCGATCGCTGAAGCAATTGGTTCGACTCGCGTGACTGTCACTAGATTACTAGGTGACTTGCGCGAGAAAAAAATGATTTCAATACACAAGAAAAAGATTACTGTTCATAAGCCTGTTACCTTAAGTCGCCAATTTACCTAA
- the hisB gene encoding imidazoleglycerol-phosphate dehydratase HisB has translation MQISDSSSTDSILRQILPSQHEQPQGGTRIAEISRRTSETDVYVKVNLDGTGVCNAATGIPFLDHMLHQISSHGLIDLEVRATGDLHIDDHHSNEDVGITLGQAISKALGDKKGIVRFGHFVAPLDEALIQVALDFSGRPHISYGLQIPTQRVGTYDTQLVREFFVAVVNHSQMTLHIRQLDGMNSHHIIEATFKAFARATRMALEIDPRRAGTIPSSKGML, from the coding sequence ATGCAAATAAGCGATTCCTCCAGCACAGACTCCATCCTACGCCAAATTCTCCCCTCACAGCACGAACAACCCCAAGGGGGCACTCGTATTGCCGAAATTAGCCGTAGGACAAGCGAAACGGATGTGTATGTTAAAGTCAACTTGGATGGTACAGGAGTTTGCAATGCAGCAACTGGCATTCCCTTTTTGGATCATATGCTGCATCAAATTTCCTCCCACGGGCTGATTGACCTAGAAGTCAGAGCTACTGGTGATTTACACATCGACGATCACCACAGCAACGAAGATGTTGGTATTACCTTGGGTCAAGCTATTAGCAAGGCCCTTGGTGATAAAAAAGGAATTGTCCGTTTTGGTCATTTTGTTGCGCCTCTTGATGAAGCACTTATTCAAGTGGCGCTAGATTTTTCCGGACGTCCCCACATCAGCTATGGTTTGCAAATTCCTACCCAGCGAGTGGGAACTTATGACACCCAATTAGTACGCGAATTTTTCGTAGCTGTGGTGAACCATAGCCAAATGACGCTACATATCCGTCAATTAGATGGTATGAATTCCCATCACATTATTGAAGCAACATTCAAGGCGTTTGCCAGAGCAACGCGCATGGCACTAGAAATTGATCCGCGTCGTGCTGGTACCATTCCCAGTTCTAAAGGGATGTTGTAA